The following proteins are co-located in the Pyrobaculum calidifontis JCM 11548 genome:
- a CDS encoding ATP-binding cassette domain-containing protein, which produces MLLIDVAGGYKGRLVVDAAFEVGPGVTALVGPNGSGKTTLLRLAAGVLPAARRRVAVEGAEVRPGDLAYLPTSGGLDPHMLVRDELEFYWQVLGGERRDWAVGLLGLKELMGEKVGRLSHGQRRRVELAIVFSLKRRVYLLDEPLKGLDVQYKDAVLSALRELGPYVIFTTHEPEAVEKVAQWVVVIRGGKPSYVGALAGLRKRAVIRARRGGEVVTVESDDADSKAAELAAAGYTIEEISSAELKRLMT; this is translated from the coding sequence GTGCTCCTCATAGACGTCGCAGGTGGGTACAAGGGGAGGCTGGTGGTAGACGCCGCCTTTGAGGTAGGCCCCGGGGTCACGGCGCTGGTGGGCCCCAACGGCAGTGGGAAAACCACTCTGCTCCGCCTGGCGGCGGGTGTGCTGCCGGCGGCTAGGAGGAGGGTGGCCGTGGAGGGCGCCGAGGTCAGGCCGGGGGACTTGGCCTACTTGCCCACCTCCGGCGGCCTTGACCCACACATGTTGGTGAGAGACGAGTTGGAGTTCTACTGGCAGGTGCTGGGCGGGGAGAGGAGGGACTGGGCCGTGGGGCTTCTCGGCTTGAAAGAGCTCATGGGGGAGAAGGTTGGGCGGCTAAGCCACGGCCAGCGCCGGAGGGTGGAGTTGGCCATTGTCTTCTCACTCAAGAGGAGGGTCTACCTCCTCGACGAGCCGCTGAAGGGCCTCGACGTCCAGTACAAAGATGCCGTGCTGTCGGCGCTCAGGGAGCTCGGGCCCTACGTAATCTTCACCACCCACGAGCCAGAGGCGGTAGAAAAAGTTGCACAATGGGTTGTCGTAATTAGAGGGGGTAAGCCGAGCTACGTGGGCGCGTTGGCGGGGCTCAGAAAGAGGGCGGTGATAAGGGCTAGAAGAGGCGGCGAGGTAGTCACTGTTGAGAGCGACGACGCCGATTCCAAGGCGGCGGAGCTCGCCGCGGCGGGGTACACTATTGAGGAGATTTCCAGTGCAGAGCTCAAGCGGCTGATGACATGA
- a CDS encoding DUF1646 family protein — MELPLLQVVFLVLLIALPVVSKKVEHNLELFFLAMAVVGATLEGIWSLHLIEEALLHPVAVYQPGLGYLPIGIVQVVLAAGLVFYALRHRMAKAADVLARPGVVALLIFVLGLSSSAISAIVAAAVLAELLGFADAPHGYKARAAVYGAFAIGAGAALLPIGEPLSTIAVAKLKQGFFYLVHVLFDAVFIVVLFFALYAYFTLKRLRAAEVEVEPYEPELREVFLRAAKVFIFIFALTILGEFFKPIAEAVAELGKEVLYVFGLLSAVADNATLVAALVGPEMAVDALRAFLVSLVLSGGLTIPGNVPNIVLAGVLKIGFKEWIRLAAPVGLAVLAAMGIYVLVLVPHPVL, encoded by the coding sequence ATGGAGTTGCCCCTTCTCCAAGTGGTCTTCCTTGTCTTGTTGATCGCCCTGCCGGTGGTGTCTAAGAAGGTGGAGCACAACTTGGAGCTCTTCTTCTTGGCGATGGCGGTGGTCGGCGCGACGCTGGAGGGCATTTGGTCGCTCCACTTGATCGAGGAGGCACTCCTCCACCCCGTGGCGGTCTACCAGCCCGGCCTGGGCTACTTGCCCATTGGAATTGTCCAAGTGGTGCTGGCGGCGGGCCTGGTCTTCTATGCGCTTCGGCATAGGATGGCCAAGGCGGCGGACGTCTTGGCGAGGCCTGGGGTCGTGGCTCTCCTCATCTTCGTCCTTGGCCTGTCCTCCAGCGCCATCTCCGCCATAGTGGCGGCGGCTGTGTTGGCGGAGCTACTCGGCTTCGCAGACGCGCCCCACGGCTACAAGGCCAGGGCCGCGGTCTACGGGGCCTTCGCCATTGGGGCAGGCGCCGCCCTTTTGCCAATAGGGGAGCCCCTCTCCACCATCGCGGTGGCTAAGCTGAAGCAGGGCTTCTTCTACCTCGTCCACGTCCTCTTCGACGCCGTGTTCATAGTGGTCCTCTTCTTCGCCCTCTACGCCTACTTCACGCTGAAGAGGCTACGCGCCGCGGAGGTGGAGGTGGAGCCCTACGAGCCCGAGCTGAGGGAGGTCTTCCTAAGGGCGGCGAAGGTGTTCATATTCATCTTCGCCTTGACTATCCTGGGGGAGTTCTTCAAGCCCATAGCAGAGGCGGTGGCGGAGCTGGGGAAGGAGGTGCTCTACGTGTTCGGCCTCCTCTCCGCCGTGGCCGACAACGCAACGCTGGTGGCGGCGCTGGTGGGCCCAGAGATGGCTGTAGACGCCCTTAGGGCCTTCCTAGTCTCCCTAGTGCTCTCCGGGGGATTGACTATACCGGGCAACGTCCCCAACATAGTCCTGGCGGGAGTCCTCAAGATAGGCTTCAAAGAGTGGATAAGGCTGGCGGCCCCAGTCGGCCTCGCTGTGTTGGCCGCCATGGGCATATACGTGCTAGTGCTCGTGCCCCACCCAGTCCTCTAG
- a CDS encoding APC family permease, which yields MGEHVAREWLRRRLGTFGLYALVHSDFQSTYYFLVGYIALAAGAFGFIGAVYGVLLMAAVALAYGEMGSRFPEAGGSYLYVKYSFGETVAFLSTWMLAFDQIVMVSYGTIDAAKVLEKALGLHVEVPLVAALLSTALFAITLVGIRESALFATAVAVLDISITTTMVTLSLAQNPAPPPYFNWHGVETANLLLAFSLLSRGFTGLDSIGQLAGEAREPLVQVPRATLAAVAMGSFYGLGLMAAIMSTLTPQHIEDPAVAPLYLAAKLSPVLYALASASIFAVMMTAALAGYVSFSRLTYIMAQSGDLPHHFAKVHPRFRTPYISLVVTYAVSLALIAVGEVGIILAIYAIGSLVNYLLVAAALAKAAKSGTLHGAFRTPYIMGVPLSSWMGLALIPPGLALTLAEKWPYLWALALWAAAGAALYYAKKRR from the coding sequence GTGGGCGAACACGTGGCTAGAGAGTGGCTTAGGCGCAGGCTGGGGACCTTCGGCCTATACGCCCTAGTCCACTCAGACTTCCAATCCACCTACTACTTCCTTGTGGGCTACATAGCCCTGGCCGCGGGCGCCTTCGGCTTCATAGGCGCGGTGTACGGCGTATTGCTAATGGCGGCGGTGGCGCTGGCCTACGGCGAGATGGGGTCGCGGTTCCCAGAGGCGGGGGGGTCCTACCTCTACGTTAAGTACTCCTTCGGCGAAACGGTTGCCTTTCTCTCCACCTGGATGCTGGCCTTTGACCAAATCGTCATGGTGAGCTACGGCACAATAGACGCGGCTAAGGTGTTAGAAAAGGCCCTGGGGCTACACGTCGAGGTGCCTCTCGTCGCTGCTCTGCTCTCCACGGCGCTCTTCGCCATCACGCTGGTCGGGATTAGGGAGTCCGCCCTCTTCGCCACCGCCGTCGCAGTGCTAGACATCTCCATCACCACCACCATGGTAACGCTCTCCCTGGCCCAAAACCCCGCGCCGCCCCCCTACTTCAACTGGCACGGCGTAGAGACGGCGAACCTCCTCCTCGCCTTCTCCCTCCTCTCTCGCGGCTTCACCGGCCTCGACTCCATTGGCCAACTCGCCGGCGAGGCGAGAGAGCCCCTTGTGCAAGTCCCCCGCGCCACCCTGGCGGCTGTGGCCATGGGCAGCTTCTACGGCCTAGGCCTCATGGCCGCCATAATGTCCACCCTGACCCCTCAGCACATTGAGGACCCCGCGGTGGCCCCCCTATACCTCGCCGCCAAGCTGAGCCCCGTCCTCTACGCCCTAGCCTCGGCCTCCATATTCGCCGTAATGATGACGGCGGCTCTCGCCGGCTACGTCTCCTTCTCCCGCCTCACCTACATAATGGCCCAGTCGGGGGACCTCCCACACCACTTCGCCAAAGTGCACCCCCGCTTCAGAACCCCCTACATCTCCCTCGTCGTCACCTACGCGGTGTCCCTAGCCCTAATAGCCGTGGGTGAGGTGGGGATAATACTGGCCATATATGCAATTGGGTCGCTGGTGAACTACCTCCTAGTCGCCGCCGCCTTGGCCAAAGCCGCCAAGTCTGGCACACTACACGGGGCCTTCAGAACGCCGTACATAATGGGAGTCCCCCTCTCCTCCTGGATGGGACTAGCCCTCATACCCCCAGGCCTCGCCCTAACCCTCGCAGAGAAGTGGCCGTACCTCTGGGCCCTGGCCCTGTGGGCCGCCGCCGGCGCCGCCCTCTACTACGCCAAGAAGAGGCGCTAG
- a CDS encoding NUDIX hydrolase: MEEVIYRGRKFTLVRRARAVGGRLVWGEYLVHPGAVAVLALVDGAVLLVKQFRPALGRWTLEVPAGTLEPGEPPERAAVREMVEETGFEPLRLVHLLDFYPSPGVSNEVIRLYFTDQVRYVGVSGRDEGEVDMEVVKVLPGEALRMVDAGEIVDGKTVIALLVGRARGLLP, encoded by the coding sequence ATGGAGGAGGTGATTTACAGGGGGAGGAAGTTTACTCTGGTGCGCAGGGCGAGGGCCGTGGGCGGAAGGCTTGTGTGGGGGGAGTATCTGGTCCACCCGGGGGCTGTCGCGGTGTTGGCCTTGGTGGATGGGGCCGTGTTGTTGGTAAAGCAGTTCCGCCCGGCGCTTGGGAGGTGGACTCTTGAGGTTCCGGCTGGGACTCTTGAGCCTGGGGAGCCGCCTGAGCGGGCGGCGGTTAGGGAGATGGTGGAGGAGACGGGCTTTGAGCCGCTGCGCCTTGTCCACCTCTTGGATTTCTACCCCTCGCCGGGGGTGAGCAACGAGGTTATTAGGCTGTATTTCACTGACCAGGTTAGGTACGTGGGGGTTTCTGGGCGGGACGAGGGGGAGGTGGACATGGAGGTGGTGAAGGTTCTGCCCGGGGAGGCGCTTCGGATGGTCGACGCGGGGGAGATCGTGGACGGGAAGACGGTAATAGCGCTGTTGGTGGGGAGGGCGCGGGGCCTACTGCCCTAG